CCAGTATGCGTAAATCTATGTTCCTTCAAGTACTTAAGTCGTCGAAACGATTTTCCACAAGTTTTACAGTGGTAATTAGCTTCTCCCGTGTGAGTTGTAATGTGCGCTTTCAGAGTGCAAGATTTTGCAAAGGCTGCACTGCAAAAATGGCACACAAAAGGTCGGTCTCCAGTGTGAGTTCTTTCATGATTAATGCAATTTGAATTGGATGTAAAACCACGTCCGCAATATTTGCACACATGCGGCTTATAGCCAGTGTGCGTCCGCATGTGGAACATGAGTCCTGTATTTTGACGAAAAGTTTTGCTGCAAATGTGACacaaaaatcgtttgaaatttgagTCCTGCTGTTCCTTGGCACGCTCATGACTTCTCAAGTGTTTTTCTAGCTTTGATTCCTTTTCAAAGGACTTGTTACACTCATCGCAGCTGAATggtttcaacttttcattcttcttgtcaatatttttcaccctttCAGCGCACTTACATTTATCCGCTTTGCAATTGTCACAAAAGTCTTCTCTGTTCTCATGCATGTTTGCCTTGTGCTTCTGCAATGATTTCTTGGTCACGTAAGATTTACCACAAATTTCACACGGGAACCCCTTTCCTTCGTTGTCGGAATCCAGTTCCTCTCTTATCCAactgtttattaattttattgcagATTTGTCATCCGGCGGTTTTTGAGGCTCCAAGCATTCTTTGTCTTCATCATGCCCATACCTGTTTCTGTGGCTTTTCAATCTGTCTGGCCTAAAGAATTTCATGTTGCAAACATTGCAAACAAATTTCTTCTCGTCGTGTATCAACATGTGTCTCTGTAGAGATTTTTTTGTAGAATAACACTTGGTGCAGTGTTTACATCTATAAAAAGCTAGATTATTAAAAGAATCCGTCTCGCTTTCGCTCTGCGAATCCGAGTTCAGCGAGTCTGGGTTATAGTCTTGATTATCATTTGACATTTGCAGACGTTTGCTGATCTCTTCATCCCCGCTACTACTTTCCTGATTACTCGGCTCCGCCTTCACGATTTTAATTCCACTGTTCCCATCCtctatacaattttttatttcattttccgcCTTTCGTCTGTCCCTAATTTCTTTTAGTATAGTGAAAACTTCCCTAGGATTAGCTTTCTTGTGGACATTTAGGTGTCGGACCATAGTATCTATTTTTCTGAAGTGTTTGTCACATATTTTACAGTATACAGGCTCTGGTTTGAGCTTTGAGACGTGTAGTTTACTGTGCTCAACCAGCTTGTCCAgtctaaaaaattctttaccaCATTTATCGCATTTGAACTTTTTACTATCATGAGTTAATGCGTGTCTCTCCAGCGACTTTTTCGTCGAATAAGATCTATTGCACTTGCTACACTTGTGAGAGAGCTCTGATTCCAAATTGTATTCCATCGATCTAGTTATCCTATTGCGAGTCATCCGCTTTACGCTTGAATAATCCTGCTCTATAGACTCCACCTTGGaacttgtgtttttttttatatactgtCTCTGTCTTTCTTTGtgactttttaaattttccatAGATGTCATTCTTTTGAACATCGACACCCTGCGAGTTCTGTACGACTCTCTTTTCACTGAGCTTTTCTCCCTTTCTGCTTGCGGCACATCAACATTAATGTCTTGCAAAATTTTATGCTCGTGAACTTCTATGTCCTCTGTACAATTGTTCCAAGGAGATACTTGGATCTCTGTGGTCAACCGATTACTAATTGGGACATTTTGCTGCATTTTGGTTTCCTCTTCAGTAATGCtgacttcttcttctttcttgaCACATGACGATGACGAATCTGTTTGACAGTACTGATCCTAAAGAAAAGCAAAGATGATAAAGATGAGTCAAGATAACCGAAAACAAACAGTTGTCAGAATGATAAATATTCCCATTAACTGTACAATAGCATTACGCACCTTAAAACTACTGGAAAGTTTCAAAGTGTTTCTTCCTGCTGGTTTGCCATATAATTTTCGCAACTTTTGGTCAGCTCTTTGACACTGATCACGAAAATCGTGTGCGACGCTAATTTTAGAGATGCAAAGCGTGCAAATTTTGGCAGGCAGCCCATCGTCCTCCCAGATCTAACGtggataaaatgaaatttgtcgTTTATTCCATTACATAAAATAGAAGCTGTAGCAGAGTATCGCTTCAAACTATACAAACTAAACTAACCTCTATGCCACCGTAAAGCTGGAGCTTTTCGGACAACGTAAATGTGTTGTTAGTATTTGAAATCTTGGCCTCATttcggaaaataaattcgtTGCCAGGATCGGACGAAAGGCAAACACGACATACATCATCCAAGTTCTCTCTCGAGACACTCGTTTCAGCATTCACGTCCATCGCACGTATTTTGATACACTAAATTTATATCGTCTCTGCCATAAACACGAAGTATCCCTCTTACTTCGTGGCCATAAAGCATCAAAGCTGCTGGAAGCAAGCGCCAAAGCGCTGTTAACAGAGCGGGAAACTTGTATATTCTACTGTATTCTAATTGATGGCGAATAGTTCGGACAGAATCCACGAGAGAGCGCAGAACATTTAGTCAATAGAGTTCGGTAATCTTGTCGTAATTCGTGGTTtacgatttgaaaattaaatgtaCGTTAGGAGCTGTTGTCATTTTACGAGGGAATCAGTTAGCAAAATCGAAGATTTGAAGTGCAATAGCGTTATCATATCAACAGCCAGTTGGAACAGAGTTGCGTGTGAAATTGCCAACAATTCGAGGAGGGTTAAGATGTAAATACCGTACAGGCAGAAAGTGGAGGTTTTAATCGGATCcctcagccgttgactgaagatcttcagtcaacgcctCAGCTGTGAAGCCGCGTTGTTAAACCTCCGTGAGAAGCGATCGCAAAGGTGAAAATGCCGCGAACAAAGCATATCCGTAAAACAAAATCGATCGTGGCGGGCGAGGACGGCGGTCTGCTACTCAAAGATTTCGAGAAGCAAGTGCAGCTACGGCTGCACAAAATGCAGGTAGAATTCGAAGGGCGATTGAACAGGATCGAGACGCACTACCGCATGGCATCTTCCCGTCTACCCCAATCACTGACGAAGTTGACGCTCCGCGACATACTCCAAATAACGTCAGACGAAAACGATGCGAGCGAACAATGCGAGGTGAGCTCCTCTATCGACGTCGACGAGACGAATTCGCCCACCCTGAGGACGGTCAGGCCGACGAGGGCCTCGAAGCGCACGACAACCGCTTCTGACGACGGTTACGCGACGGAGGTCGGAACCACGACGAATACGACGAATCAAAATCATCTGGCCGTCCCGGCGGCCTCGACAAAGACGCGTAAAATGAGGACGCGGAGTTCGTCCGCAAGCGGGAAAACAAAACTTTGCGAAATCACCCTCGCGCCCAAAACCTCCAGGAAAGAGGAACGAGGCGCTTCGTCTgctattaaaaacaaattcaagACTCCAGCGCCGCTGCTCAAGCCTCACGGAAAAGAGTACGCCCTCGTCACCCCCAAAGTCAAGCCCAACACACCGTTGAGCGTGATGAGACGACCTCGTCAGGGTGAAATGGCCCTCAGTATGCAGGGCAGTCCGCTCCTAGTGACATCTGTGGTTAATGAGAATGTCGCCAACGTCAAT
The Neodiprion lecontei isolate iyNeoLeco1 chromosome 3, iyNeoLeco1.1, whole genome shotgun sequence DNA segment above includes these coding regions:
- the LOC107223866 gene encoding zinc finger protein 420-like, with translation MDVNAETSVSRENLDDVCRVCLSSDPGNEFIFRNEAKISNTNNTFTLSEKLQLYGGIEIWEDDGLPAKICTLCISKISVAHDFRDQCQRADQKLRKLYGKPAGRNTLKLSSSFKDQYCQTDSSSSCVKKEEEVSITEEETKMQQNVPISNRLTTEIQVSPWNNCTEDIEVHEHKILQDINVDVPQAEREKSSVKRESYRTRRVSMFKRMTSMENLKSHKERQRQYIKKNTSSKVESIEQDYSSVKRMTRNRITRSMEYNLESELSHKCSKCNRSYSTKKSLERHALTHDSKKFKCDKCGKEFFRLDKLVEHSKLHVSKLKPEPVYCKICDKHFRKIDTMVRHLNVHKKANPREVFTILKEIRDRRKAENEIKNCIEDGNSGIKIVKAEPSNQESSSGDEEISKRLQMSNDNQDYNPDSLNSDSQSESETDSFNNLAFYRCKHCTKCYSTKKSLQRHMLIHDEKKFVCNVCNMKFFRPDRLKSHRNRYGHDEDKECLEPQKPPDDKSAIKLINSWIREELDSDNEGKGFPCEICGKSYVTKKSLQKHKANMHENREDFCDNCKADKCKCAERVKNIDKKNEKLKPFSCDECNKSFEKESKLEKHLRSHERAKEQQDSNFKRFLCHICSKTFRQNTGLMFHMRTHTGYKPHVCKYCGRGFTSNSNCINHERTHTGDRPFVCHFCSAAFAKSCTLKAHITTHTGEANYHCKTCGKSFRRLKYLKEHRFTHTGEKPYACKICGTAYSHSGSLFVHEKKCKAQYSNYQAVSEQNAQNYTQSPTGLNTSSVMAPIIPMLSSSHHLNNANNSLGGHANKNYVESMQRMNAHAAAVTAVGNPALHMHPNPEVSEMASAVRNFAIIGQIFHS
- the LOC107223854 gene encoding borealin, with the protein product MPRTKHIRKTKSIVAGEDGGLLLKDFEKQVQLRLHKMQVEFEGRLNRIETHYRMASSRLPQSLTKLTLRDILQITSDENDASEQCEVSSSIDVDETNSPTLRTVRPTRASKRTTTASDDGYATEVGTTTNTTNQNHLAVPAASTKTRKMRTRSSSASGKTKLCEITLAPKTSRKEERGASSAIKNKFKTPAPLLKPHGKEYALVTPKVKPNTPLSVMRRPRQGEMALSMQGSPLLVTSVVNENVANVNVPLENGRVLSLLPNDGLRLSYLPEFDAETRRQLVTLKQHLDKVIGS